TGTCGAGGTTTGTTGGAAGCAACGGGAGTGAAGATTTATCTTCGATTGTGGCCTTAGGCTTGTCATCAAGAGTTGAATGCAGCGCGTTGCTGACTGCCAAAACAATCATCTCGGCCCATTGCATCGCTCGCGAGTTAACGCCTCAATCTGCGGCAAATTTCTGTACGGCGTTGACGTCGAAGTAGTCCCTCCACTCGATAATCTTGTCGCCTTCGATCTCGAAGATGCCCATGACCATCGCGCGTCCGATTTCACTGCCGTCCGCACGCTCGAACCGGTCAAGCCTCTCGGTGAGAACTCGAGATCCGTCGGCGGCAATCGCGAGGATGTCGATACGAACCGTCGCGATGCCCATCGACGCCCCAAGTCCGTCGATCAGGGCGATGGCCTCTTCGACGCCCTTGGTGACCGCAAGACCTTCGTTAACCCAACGGGTGTTGGGTGTGAACCAGCGACGGACGGCTGGCCTTCCGCCGTCTTCAAAGAACGTCGCGCAGAAATCTGAAACAGTTTCGATTGGGGTGGGCATAGCAGCTTCCTCCTGAATGTTGGAAGCCGTCGCGGCCTCCCTGATAAGCCTGAAGATAGGCTTTCAACTGTTTCGCCACAATGCCGGATCTTCCGCCACGATTGCCTGATTTTCCTGATTGCTTGATAATTCTAGGCAATGAAGCCTGGGTTGGCCGCAATGAGCGAACTCGACAAAATCCGCGCGATGACGGTACGCCACGCAGGTCGTCAGAGTCCTCAACTGCCGAGACTGATCGCTTACACCCTCGACCATACAACCGAGGTTGACCCACTGATCTACGATCCTGCCGTGTCCCTGGTGATTCAGGGAACTCAGCGCATGTTTATCGGCGACAAGATGTTTGAGTACGGCCCTGGCCAAAGCATGATTGTTGCGGCTGAGATCGCTGCGTTGGGTCAGATCTGTGAGGCGTCAGAGGATCAACCGTTTGTCGCAGTCGGACTGTTTCTGGACCCGGCTCTGCTGTCGGATCTCGTACTTGAGATGGCCACGATGCCAGAGCTGCGGATTGAGTCGGGATACGGCGTTAGCACCGCGAGCGAATCGCTCCTGGGCGCTTGGAGAAGACTACTGGAGCTACTTGATCGGCCAGCCGAAATCCCGTTCATGGCTCAGTCCCTGGAGCACGAACTCATGTTTCGGCTGCTGATGGGACCGCATGGCGGCCTGCTCCGTCAGATTGCCGGATCTGACTCGCGCCTGATGCACATCCGAAAGGCCATGGCTTGGATCCGCGACCACTACACCGAGCGCCTCAATTTCAAGGCCGTCGCTGCACTCGCGGGCATGAGCGTATCCGTTTTTTACGACCGTTTTAAAGCCGTCGCCGCCGTCAGCCCGCTTCAGTATCAGAAGTATATCCGGCTCCATGAGGCCCGCCGTCGTATGATCGCAAACCAGGCAAGTGCAGCCGAAGTAGGGTTCGCAGTCGGCTATGAAAGCGCATCGCAGTTCAGCCGTGAGTACAAGCGTCTCTTCGGAGCGCCGCCGGGACAGGATACCGAGAGAGCGAAGGCAGGCTTGGGGGCATCAATCCGTTAGGATCGCTTGGTGTTGTCGTTTGAACCGGCGACCTCAGCCCCGATCCATGGCCGCGACGACGTTCGCTCGTGATGCCAAAGCCTCACGCCATAGCGACACACGTGGTGTTCTCTTATCACCTGTACGCACCCCGGGGTTTGAGCGCGACTCTGCCCTCGATGTCTTCAATCGTCTTGAGGGATTAGGAGCTCTACATTCGTACTCATGTGATCTTGCAAGAATTATGTGATGATTCAGATCGGCGCGATTACCCGGTTTTGCACGCCACTGAGGAGGGTATCGACAACCTCCTCTGCGTATGACTCACGGCTGGCGAACGGAAATTTCGTTGCCGTGATCAGCAGCGCCGCCGCCCCATGCGCGCCTGTCCATAACACGGTAGTTACGGCGAATGGGTCCCCTTGAAGCACACCCGCCTTGATGCACGCCTCTACCAACTTGAAGAGAGGTCCAAAGGCTGGATTTCGCTCCTGCAAGTCCTCTCGGGTTAACTCTAGCTCTCCAAGCGTTTCAATCGACATGAACAGGATTCTGTACTCAAAAGGATTCTCCTCGGCATACGCGATGTAATCGAGCAGTATCTTCCTGATAGCCGATAGCGGATCTCGACCAGTAGTGGAATCGAATCGTTTGGCCACCTTTTCAAAGCCCTCCAGTGCGAGAGCAATGAGTAGAGCCTGCTTGTCGGCGAAGTACGAGTAGAGAGCCATCGGCGAACAATCCATCCGACTGGCGAGCTTGCGGATGGTCAACCCCTCATAGCCTTCCTTCTTAATGAGCTCTCGGGCCGTCGTCAGAGTCTCGGCACGCAGTTCAGCGCGATAACGTTCTCTTCGCTTTGGCAGAGTCATTTTCCTCGAAACCTTTGAATCCTTCTCTTTCTGTATAGCATATTATACGTGTACGTTATTTTATTCACGTAAGGAATGCTTATGTTGCCCTCAACTGGCTCACCCGCCGCGCGGACGTTCATTGTAAAAATGAGCTTTCTTATTGCATTAAGCGCGAGCGTCACCGGCTGTTCCGTGGGGCCCAAATATCGTCGCCCGACGGTGAACTTGCAGCCGTTTCACAACGCCCCGTCCATCGAAGCACGAACTGCTTCCATGCCGTCCGCGCCCCTCGACCAGTGGTGGACCGGCTTTCATGATCTCGTTCTAACCAGAGTTGTGATGCGGGCACTGGACCAGAATCTTGATCTCGCGGTTGCCATGACGCGGGTCGAGCAGGCGCGTGCGGCGGCCCGAGGGGCGGGAGCGCGACGGCTGCCGTCTGCAGCTCTCAGTGCTTCGACGACTTCGATTTATCAGTCCACCGAAAGCATGACCGGCCGCATCGGTCGGTACCTGCCCGGCTACGATCGCAGCCAGAACTATTACGATCTCGGAATCAGCGCAAGCTGGGAAGCGGATCTGTTTGGCGGTCTGAAGAAGGGCGCTGAAGCCGCGACCGCCGAAGCCCAGGCGGCGGAGGCTCTTCACACAGGAACCCGCATTACCGTTGTCGCAGAAGCCGCTGATGCTTACATACAGGTACGTGGTGCGCAGGCACGCCTAATCTTTGCCCAAGAGCAGATCTCGACGGACACCCATCTCGTCGAGTTGGTGCAGCAGCGCAGAGACGCAGGCGTCGCCTCCGACCGTGAACTCGCCCAGGCCCAGGCTGTGTTATCGCAAGCCAAGGCGACGGTTCCGCTCATCAAAGTCTCTCTGGAGGCACAGCTGAACCGGCTGGATGTTCTTATGGGCGCCCAGCCCGGAACGTACGCAGCCGAGCTGACGCCGGTGGTCGACATACCCGAAGTGCCTGCAATCTCCGACTTCGGCACGCCTACGGATCTATTGCGCAGGAGACCTGACATCATCGCTGCCGAGCGAATGGTGGCTGCGTCGAACGCTCGCATTGGTGCAGCTCTCGCGGAATATTATCCAAAGCTTTCGCTGTCGGGCGTCCTTGGATCGCAAGCGCTCGCGCCCGCACACCTCTTCCAACAGCAGGGATTTCAACCTGCCGGTGTCGTGGGTCTGCGTTGGAGACTCTTCGATTTCGGCAGAGTTGCCGCGGAAGTGAAACAAGCGCGCGGCGCTGAGGCCGGGGCCTTGCTCCAGTATCGAAGTTCTGTCCTGCATGCGGCCGAGGATGTGGAAGATGCCTTCAGTCTCCTCGTCCAGTCAGAGAATCGTCGCAACGAAATCCTGCGTGAAATCGAGGAGCTGCAGCGCGTACGCGACCGCTCCGAAGAGTCTTACACCGCCGGTGTCATCGGCCTAACTGACGTACTCGATGCCGATCGTCAATTGCTTGCGGCCAAGGACGACTTGGCCGTGGCACGAGAGAGTGCGGCGCGTGCAGCCATAGGCTCTTATCGCGCTCTCGG
Above is a genomic segment from Terriglobus tenax containing:
- a CDS encoding limonene-1,2-epoxide hydrolase family protein is translated as MPTPIETVSDFCATFFEDGGRPAVRRWFTPNTRWVNEGLAVTKGVEEAIALIDGLGASMGIATVRIDILAIAADGSRVLTERLDRFERADGSEIGRAMVMGIFEIEGDKIIEWRDYFDVNAVQKFAAD
- a CDS encoding AraC family transcriptional regulator; amino-acid sequence: MSELDKIRAMTVRHAGRQSPQLPRLIAYTLDHTTEVDPLIYDPAVSLVIQGTQRMFIGDKMFEYGPGQSMIVAAEIAALGQICEASEDQPFVAVGLFLDPALLSDLVLEMATMPELRIESGYGVSTASESLLGAWRRLLELLDRPAEIPFMAQSLEHELMFRLLMGPHGGLLRQIAGSDSRLMHIRKAMAWIRDHYTERLNFKAVAALAGMSVSVFYDRFKAVAAVSPLQYQKYIRLHEARRRMIANQASAAEVGFAVGYESASQFSREYKRLFGAPPGQDTERAKAGLGASIR
- a CDS encoding TetR/AcrR family transcriptional regulator — protein: MTLPKRRERYRAELRAETLTTARELIKKEGYEGLTIRKLASRMDCSPMALYSYFADKQALLIALALEGFEKVAKRFDSTTGRDPLSAIRKILLDYIAYAEENPFEYRILFMSIETLGELELTREDLQERNPAFGPLFKLVEACIKAGVLQGDPFAVTTVLWTGAHGAAALLITATKFPFASRESYAEEVVDTLLSGVQNRVIAPI
- a CDS encoding efflux transporter outer membrane subunit, whose product is MLPSTGSPAARTFIVKMSFLIALSASVTGCSVGPKYRRPTVNLQPFHNAPSIEARTASMPSAPLDQWWTGFHDLVLTRVVMRALDQNLDLAVAMTRVEQARAAARGAGARRLPSAALSASTTSIYQSTESMTGRIGRYLPGYDRSQNYYDLGISASWEADLFGGLKKGAEAATAEAQAAEALHTGTRITVVAEAADAYIQVRGAQARLIFAQEQISTDTHLVELVQQRRDAGVASDRELAQAQAVLSQAKATVPLIKVSLEAQLNRLDVLMGAQPGTYAAELTPVVDIPEVPAISDFGTPTDLLRRRPDIIAAERMVAASNARIGAALAEYYPKLSLSGVLGSQALAPAHLFQQQGFQPAGVVGLRWRLFDFGRVAAEVKQARGAEAGALLQYRSSVLHAAEDVEDAFSLLVQSENRRNEILREIEELQRVRDRSEESYTAGVIGLTDVLDADRQLLAAKDDLAVARESAARAAIGSYRALGGGWLQ